In Nocardioides daphniae, the DNA window CGATGACGCCGGCCTTGGACGCGGCGTAGTTGGTCTGCCCGACGTTGCCGGCGATGCCCGCGATCGACGAGACGCCGATGATGCGCCCGTTGGGGTTCACGACACCCTGCGCCAGCAGCTCGCGGGTGATGGTGGCCGGCGCGGTGAGGTTGACGGCGATCACGCTGTTCCAGCGGTCGTCGGCCATGTTGGCCAGCTTCTTGTCGCGGGTGATGCCGGCGTTGTGGACCACCACGTCGACGCCACCGTGCTCGGTGGCCAGGTGGTGGGCGATGCGCTGCGCGGCGTCGGGGTGGGTGATGTCGAGCGCCAGGTGGTCCCCGTCGAGCTCTGTCATCAGGGTGACCAGCTCGCTCGCGGCCTGCGGCACGTCGACGCCCACGACCTTCGCGCCGTCACGGTGCAGCACACGGGCGATCTGCTCGCCGATCCCGCGGCTCGCGCCGGTGACCAGGGCGACCTTGCCCTCGAGCGGGCGGCGCAGGTCGGGGACCTCGCCGGCCGTCGTACGGTCGCCGATGCCGATGCGCACGACCTGCCCCGAGACGTACGCGGACTTGGGGGAGAGGAAGAAGGAGAGCGTCGAGTCGGCCGCACGCTCGGCGCCGGGGGCGACGTAGACCAGCTGCGCAGTGCCGCCGCGGCCGATCTCCTTGCCGAGCGAGCGGGTGAAGCCCTCCAGGGCGCGCTGGGTGATCCGGGCGTCGCCCTCCAGCAGCTCCGGCGGGGTGCCGAGCACGACGACGCGCGGGCACGAGGCCAGGCGGCGCATCACCGGGGTGAAGAACTCGCGCAGGGTGACCAGGGTGTCGGGTGTCTCGAGGCCGGTGGCGTCGAAGACGAGGCCCTTGTACGTCGCCCCCTCGGCGTCCTGGTCGGTGGCGGTCACCTCGAGCTCCTTGAGCTGCGCGACGAGCTGCGGGGCGAGGCGACCGGCCCCGCCGACGAGCACGGTCCCGTCCACGAACGGAGCACCCTCCGACCAACGCTCCAGGCGGGTGGGGTTGGGCAGCCCGAGATTCTTGACGAGGAACTTGCCGACGGGCGAGGAGACGAAGCCCTGGTACTTGTCGCTCATGGGGTCCTCCGAGGAAGGTGACGTGGGACGGTGTGGGTGACGCGGCGCACGTGCTCCGGTCATGGACACGGCGCGGTGCTCACAGCCAGTGTGTAACTGTAGGTGTAACTCGTAGTTCCAGCCGGGCCGTCCACCATGTGTGACGACGCCGGGCGGACGCAAGACCTGAACCAGCAGAGCTGAACAAGGAGACACGTGATGCAGGCCCAGACCCGCCGCGTT includes these proteins:
- a CDS encoding 3-oxoacyl-ACP reductase; the protein is MSDKYQGFVSSPVGKFLVKNLGLPNPTRLERWSEGAPFVDGTVLVGGAGRLAPQLVAQLKELEVTATDQDAEGATYKGLVFDATGLETPDTLVTLREFFTPVMRRLASCPRVVVLGTPPELLEGDARITQRALEGFTRSLGKEIGRGGTAQLVYVAPGAERAADSTLSFFLSPKSAYVSGQVVRIGIGDRTTAGEVPDLRRPLEGKVALVTGASRGIGEQIARVLHRDGAKVVGVDVPQAASELVTLMTELDGDHLALDITHPDAAQRIAHHLATEHGGVDVVVHNAGITRDKKLANMADDRWNSVIAVNLTAPATITRELLAQGVVNPNGRIIGVSSIAGIAGNVGQTNYAASKAGVIGWVQDLADDLTDGITVNAVAPGFIITAMTAAVPFATREVGQRLNAMSQGGLPVDVAETIAWYASPGSTAVNGNVVRVCGQMMLGA